One Nematostella vectensis chromosome 10, jaNemVect1.1, whole genome shotgun sequence genomic window carries:
- the LOC116618907 gene encoding uncharacterized protein LOC116618907, translating into MKVTVFLALVGIFLAVFYQVDGGGGEATEMTDQDVEDEVRSRPVKEEDKQVDTKQKRSPWFFRRPKPTTQPPPPKAPKPGETFIEEMIDGIEAAGKNIKLGR; encoded by the exons ATGAAGGTGACAGTGTTCTTAGCGCTTGTTGGGATTTTTCTCGCTGTTTTCTACCAAG TCGATGGTGGCGGGGGAGAAGCGACGGAGATGACAGATCAGG ACGTTGAAGATGAGGTCAGGAGTAGACCAG TTAAAGAAGAGGACAAGCAAGTGGATACTAAACAGAAGCGCAGCCCTTGGTTCTTTCGTC GACCTAAACCAACAACGCAGCCGCCACCACCGAAAGCACCAAAGCCAG GTGAAACGTTCATCGAAGAAATGATTGATGGGATCGAGGCAGCAGGGAAAAACATCAAGCTGGGGCGCTAG